One Burkholderia sp. 9120 DNA window includes the following coding sequences:
- a CDS encoding cupin domain-containing protein, giving the protein MTKEAQTIVRNGTKPSIKGPESWFTGSVRIDSLFQAEEPARLGGGIVTFEPGARTNWHTHPLGQTLVVLNGVGWTQCEGGPRTEIRAGDIVSCSCGKRHWHGAAATTAMSHLALTELLDGKNVEWMEPVTDEQYQAGPLVIE; this is encoded by the coding sequence ATGACCAAAGAAGCTCAGACCATCGTTCGCAACGGCACTAAGCCGTCAATCAAGGGCCCTGAAAGCTGGTTCACCGGTTCCGTTCGTATAGATAGCCTTTTCCAGGCTGAGGAACCGGCGCGTCTCGGCGGCGGCATCGTGACGTTCGAACCCGGTGCACGCACTAACTGGCATACGCATCCGCTCGGGCAGACTCTCGTCGTTCTCAATGGCGTAGGCTGGACCCAATGCGAAGGCGGCCCCCGAACGGAAATCCGCGCCGGTGACATTGTCTCGTGCTCGTGCGGCAAGCGGCACTGGCACGGAGCAGCTGCCACCACGGCAATGTCGCATCTCGCGCTTACCGAATTGCTCGATGGCAAGAATGTTGAATGGATGGAGCCGGTGACCGATGAGCAATATCAGGCGGGGCCGCTCGTCATCGAATAA
- a CDS encoding zinc-dependent alcohol dehydrogenase family protein → MSKVVRFHRVGGPEVLQIEDIDVPAPGAGEVQIKVKALGINRAEVMYRSGQYVIEPSFPAMLGYEAAGVVAAVGDGVTGFASGDRVGIIPAFSFADYGMYGEVVNAPVSAVVKTPDNVSFEEAAATWMAFTTAYGALINLGGLKAGETVVIGAATSSVGMAAIQIANFVKATPVALTRSLAKKDPLLRGGAAHVFVGDDAGLHQQLLDVTDGKGVNMVFDPVGGPHARSLLQALGHDGTFFQYGALDARDIPVPVMDILGKHLTVRGYELFEITTSPHRLEEAKTFITQGLSTGELRPTIDRTFSFDQIAEAHRYMEAGNQVGKIVVTI, encoded by the coding sequence ATGTCGAAAGTAGTTCGTTTTCACCGCGTCGGCGGTCCCGAGGTTCTGCAAATTGAAGATATCGATGTCCCAGCACCCGGAGCGGGCGAAGTCCAGATTAAAGTAAAAGCGCTTGGAATCAATCGCGCTGAAGTGATGTATCGAAGCGGCCAGTACGTAATCGAGCCGAGTTTCCCAGCCATGCTGGGCTATGAAGCCGCCGGGGTAGTTGCCGCAGTCGGCGACGGTGTCACAGGGTTCGCGTCGGGTGATCGAGTTGGCATCATCCCGGCGTTTTCTTTCGCCGACTACGGCATGTACGGTGAAGTGGTCAATGCGCCGGTCTCTGCGGTCGTTAAAACACCCGACAATGTATCGTTCGAAGAAGCCGCAGCAACGTGGATGGCGTTCACCACGGCCTATGGCGCGCTCATCAATCTCGGCGGACTGAAGGCCGGCGAAACCGTTGTCATCGGCGCAGCGACTAGCAGTGTCGGGATGGCCGCGATACAGATCGCGAATTTTGTGAAGGCGACGCCTGTTGCCTTGACGCGTAGCCTTGCGAAAAAGGACCCGTTGCTGCGAGGAGGCGCGGCACACGTTTTTGTCGGGGACGATGCCGGATTGCATCAGCAACTGCTTGATGTGACGGACGGAAAGGGCGTGAACATGGTTTTCGATCCGGTCGGTGGTCCGCACGCGAGGAGCCTTCTACAAGCCCTCGGCCACGATGGAACGTTTTTCCAGTACGGCGCACTCGACGCGCGGGATATCCCGGTACCCGTCATGGATATTCTCGGAAAACACCTCACGGTACGCGGCTACGAACTTTTCGAGATAACGACCAGCCCGCATCGGTTGGAGGAAGCGAAGACGTTCATCACTCAAGGCTTGTCGACAGGCGAGCTACGGCCAACGATCGACCGCACTTTTAGCTTCGATCAGATTGCCGAAGCGCATCGATATATGGAAGCCGGGAACCAGGTCGGAAAGATTGTGGTGACGATCTAG